The Pirellulimonas nuda genome includes a region encoding these proteins:
- a CDS encoding thioredoxin family protein, whose protein sequence is MLAIRSCSALTLLFASALAVAQSPTGGIPWAKNIEDARAAAKSSGKPVLVHFWTPTCGPCKVLDKNVFAIPQVGQAVGQMVVPVKVNASEEMGLAEQYGVTRVPTDVLVSPDGAVIERFVSPATPMDYVGKITQAVGAYRTQAGAAYQAAANQSPYGGVVNEAYAQLQVPAPKMAAVAAEADRYATQAQGAAANPYAAWQTGAGAPSASGPAPAAAQAAPAAAVAAAPQQNFAGQPAPAVVVNAAANPVAQAPAAEAPTTAPTQVAAVQLPPGSPPLGFDGFCPVTMKRDWKWVPGDVQFGAIHRGRTYLFSNGAARDEFLRQPDTYSPAMSGMDPVLAIDNGQAVPGVRKHALEYAGSFYWFSSEETLNQFWNNAPRYSEGVRQAMTASQDRVTR, encoded by the coding sequence ATGCTTGCCATTCGCTCCTGTTCTGCCTTAACGCTGTTGTTTGCAAGCGCCCTCGCGGTCGCGCAGTCGCCCACCGGCGGCATCCCTTGGGCGAAGAATATCGAGGACGCACGCGCCGCGGCCAAGTCCTCCGGCAAGCCCGTGCTGGTCCACTTCTGGACGCCCACGTGCGGGCCCTGCAAGGTGCTGGACAAGAACGTGTTTGCGATCCCGCAGGTCGGACAGGCCGTCGGCCAGATGGTTGTGCCGGTCAAGGTGAACGCCAGCGAAGAGATGGGCCTTGCCGAACAGTACGGCGTCACACGTGTGCCCACTGACGTGTTGGTCTCACCGGACGGCGCGGTGATCGAACGCTTCGTGAGTCCCGCGACTCCCATGGACTATGTCGGCAAGATCACCCAGGCCGTGGGCGCTTACCGCACGCAGGCGGGCGCCGCCTACCAGGCCGCGGCCAATCAGTCGCCCTACGGCGGCGTGGTGAACGAGGCGTACGCCCAGCTCCAGGTGCCGGCGCCCAAGATGGCCGCCGTGGCTGCGGAGGCCGATCGCTACGCGACACAGGCGCAGGGCGCGGCCGCCAATCCTTACGCCGCTTGGCAGACGGGCGCCGGGGCGCCGAGCGCGTCGGGTCCGGCGCCGGCGGCCGCCCAGGCCGCCCCCGCTGCGGCTGTAGCCGCGGCTCCGCAGCAGAACTTCGCCGGGCAGCCGGCGCCGGCCGTTGTGGTCAACGCCGCCGCCAACCCGGTCGCTCAGGCGCCGGCCGCCGAGGCGCCCACGACGGCGCCGACGCAGGTGGCCGCGGTGCAGTTGCCGCCCGGCTCGCCCCCGTTGGGATTCGATGGATTCTGCCCGGTCACGATGAAGCGTGACTGGAAGTGGGTCCCCGGCGACGTGCAGTTCGGCGCCATCCACCGCGGTCGGACCTACCTGTTTTCCAACGGCGCCGCCCGCGACGAGTTCCTCCGCCAGCCGGACACCTACAGCCCGGCGATGTCCGGCATGGACCCGGTGCTAGCCATCGATAACGGCCAAGCGGTCCCCGGGGTGCGTAAGCACGCGTTGGAGTACGCCGGCAGCTTCTACTGGTTCTCGAGCGAAGAGACGCTCAACCAGTTCTGGAACAACGCCCCGCGTTACTCCGAAGGGGTGCGTCAGGCGATGACGGCCAGCCAAGACCGCGTCACGCGATAA